In Streptomyces sp. NBC_00344, the genomic window GCGCGCCCACGTTCTTGTGGCCGACCGGGCCGATGATGCGCGCCGCGTCCGCGCCGGTGCGGTGCGAGTCGTGGGTCTCCAGCAGGATCCTCACGCCCTTGTCGGCGGCGAGCTCGGCCGCCACACCCAGCCTCCTGGCAGCGGCCGCCTCGGCCACCTCGGGGTCCTGATCTCCGCCGCCGGGGAAGACGCGGACGAACGGGGCACCTAGATCGGCGGCGAGGAGGACCAGCTCGCTGATCTCGCCCTCGATCGCCTTGTCGTCGCCGGGGGCGGCGGCCCTGGCGTATCCGGCGACGCCCAGGATCTCGATCCCGCCGCGGGTGAACTCCTCGACCGCCGCCTGCCGTTCGGCCAGGCCGGTGCCCGGATGCAGCGCCTCATCGGGGTGTGCCCGCAGCTCGACCCCCTGGTATCCGGCGCCGGCGGCCAGCCGCACCACGTCCTGGACGGAGATTCCTGGCACCCCGAGGGTGGAGAACGCGAACTTCAACGCACTGTTCCTTCCTGTAGACCGAGCCGCCAGTCCTGTCCGACCAGATCCGCTCCATAGGAACGGTGCGGCTTCTCGGCGACGAGCGAGAACCCGGCGCCCTGATAGATCCTGCGTGCCGCTGCCAGCACGTCGTTGGTCCACAGCACCAACTCCTGGTACCCCGCATCCCGGGCAAAATCGACCACTGCCTGCACCAGTTGGGCGCCGAGTCCGAGACCGCGGGCCTCCGGCTCGACGAGCAGCAGCCGGAGCCGGGCCGTGCCGGGCGATCCGTCCCGTACACACATCACCGCGCCCGCCGGCCTGCCGTCGAACTCGGCGATCCAGACCCGCTCCAGATAAGGATCGTGGTCCTGGGTGAAATCGGCGATGATCCTGGCCACCAGCCCCTCGAAGTCCGCGTTCCACCCGAACTCCGCCGCGTACAGCGCGCCATGACGCTGCACGATCCAGCCGAGGTCGCCCGGGCCGGGGTCCCGGAGGGCCGGGCGGGCGCCGCCCGTGGGGCGAGGGTCCCGGAGGATCTCACGGACGGTCCGCATGGCCTCGGCGAGCCGGGGCCGGTCGTCCGGTGCCACGGTCGCGAGCAGGGTGCTGACGGCTTCTCTCGACCGTTCGTCGAGCAGTGCGGCGGCCTCGCGGCCATGGGGGGTGAGCGTGATGCTCTGACGTCGCGAATCCAGCTGGGAGGGGGCCCGTTCGACCAGCCCTTCGCGTTCGAACCTGGCCAGCAGACGGCTCAGATACCCCGCATCGAGAGAGAGCTCCGCGCGGAGGTCGGCGGCGTCGGTACGGGAGGCGTGGGCGAGCTCGTAGAGGACGCGGGATTCGGTGAGGCTGTAGGGCGTATGGAGGTGCTTGCGGTAGTCGAGGGTGCCGATGAGGTTGGTGTAGAAGCGGTTGAAAGCACGGATCTCATGGACGGGCATGCGGCCGCTCCCCGGATCATTTCCTTGACTCCGTCAACGGTAAGGGGGTGGGGATCACCCGGCAAGACGGGGCGTCCGGGCGGACCCCCGGTCAGGGCCCGCCCCGGGGGCCGGCCGGGTGCTCCCCGCGTCCCGGCGGTCACCCGGCGCCCGCACCTCTCCTTGACGGATGGCAGGTCACCGCCCCGGAGCCGCCGTGGAGGACCGGGCGATCAGCTCCGACGGCACCATCGCGATCCCGTCCGCGGGTGCCTCCTCCCGTCCCATCGCCAGCCGCCCGGCCCATGCCCCCGCCTCGTGCAACGGCAGCCGTACCGTCGTCAGCGCGGGCACCACATCGACCGAGAAGGGCAGATCGTCGAAGCCCGCGACCGATACGTCCCCGGGAATGCGCAGGCCCTGCTCACGCAGCGCCGCGCACGCGCCCAGCGCCACTGTGTCGTTCGCGGCCACGATCGCGGTCAGGGAGGGCTCCCTGCGCAGCAGTTCCAGAGTGGCGTCGTAACCGGCGCCGCGGTCGTACGGGCCATGGACGGTCAACCGGTCCTGGTCCATGTCGTCCACCAGACCCGCATCGGCCAGCGCCGCACGGTGGCCTTCCAGCCGGTGGCGGGTGGTGGTGCGTTCGACGGGGCCCGCGACATAGCCGATCCGGCGGTGGCCCAGTGACAGCAGATGCTCGGTGAGGCGCTGTCCGCCACCCCGGTTGTCGAAGGTCAGCGTGGTGGTGGCGGACTCGCTGCCGGGCAGCGGTGGCCGGCCGCACAGCACCACCCGGGTGCCCGCGTCGGCCAGCCTCACCAGTTTGGCCGAGACCGCGGCGGTGTGCGCCGGGTCCTCGATCGCGCCGCCGGTCAGCACGACCGCCGCGGCGCGCTGGCGCTGGAGCAGGGTGAGATAGGTCAGTTCGCGCTCCGGGGAGCCGCCGGTGTTGCAGACCACGGCCAGCTTCTCGCCGCCGCCCCGCCCGGTGCCCTCCTGGCCGCCGATCTCGGACTGCGCCGCGCCGGCCATGATCCCGAAGAAGGGGTCGGCGATGTCGTTGACCAGGATCCCGACCAGGTCGGACGTGGCGGCCGCCAGTGAACTGGCAGGTCCGTTCAGCACGTAGTCCAGGTCGTTCACCGCCCGCAGCACCCGCTCCCTGGTGGAAGCGGCAACGGGGTAGTTGCCGTTGAGCACACGGGACACCGTCGCCGGGGAGACCCGGGCACGGGCCGCCACATCCGCGAGGGTCGTTGTCATCTCTGCCTCCGTGACACTTCACTGCGCGGTCCGGCCGCGCTTCCTGGCTGTGCTCTCGACCGTGCTGCGGCAGGGGCCCCTTGTCGGGGCCGGTCAGCGCAGGTTAGCTTCATAGCGCGTAGAAAGCGCTTGCTATCGCCGCTTGGAGGAACTTCGTGACGCGTAAGACAGTGCGGATCGCCATGAACGGCGTGACCGGCCGGATGGGATACCGGCAGCACCTGGTCCGTTCCCTCCTCGCGCTGCGCGAGCAGGGCGGCCTCGACCTGGGCGACGGCACGGAGTTGTGGCCCGAGATCGTGCTGGTCGGCCGCCGGGAGCACGCGCTGAGGACGATCGCCGCCCGGCACGGTCTCGAGCACTGGTCCACCGACCTGGACGCGGTACTCGCCGACCCGGCCGTCGGGATCTACTTCGACGCGCAGGTCACGTCGGCCCGTGAGGAAGCGCTGCGGAAGGCGATCGCGGCCGGCAAGCACGTCTACACCGAGAAGCCGACCGCCACCGGCCTGGCCGGCGCCCTGGAGCTGGCCAGGCTCGCGCAGGCCGCGGGGATCAAGCACGGCGTGGTCCAGGACAAGCTGTTCCTGCCGGGCCTGCTGAAGCTCAAGCGCCTCATCGACGGGGGGTTCTTCGGGCGGATCCTGTCCGTGCGGGGGGAGTTCGGCTACTGGGTCTTCGAGGGCGACTGGCAGGACGCCCAGCGCCCCTCGTGGAACTACCGCGCACAGGACGGCGGCGGCATCGTCGTCGACATGTTCCCGCACTGGGAGTACGTCCTGCACGAACTCTTCGGCCGGGTCACCTCCGTGCAGGCGCTCACCGCCACCCACATCCCGCAGCGCTGGGACGAGCGGCACAAGCCCTACGACGCCACCGCCGACGACGCCGCCTACGGCGTCTTCCAGCTCGAGGGCGGCGTGGTCGCGCAGATCAACTCCTCCTGGGCGGTGCGGGTCAACCGCGACGAACTGGTCGAGTTCCAGGTCGACGGCACCGAAGGCTCGGCTGTCGCCGGTCTGCGCAACTGCCGTATCCAGCACCGAGGTTCTACCCCGAAGCCGGTCTGGAACCCGGACCTGCCCGCCGCCCACTCGTTCCGCGACCAGTGGCAGGAGGTCCCGGACAACCGTGACTTCGACAACGGCTTCAAGGTCCAGTGGGAGCTCTTCCTGCGCCATGTGGCGCTCGACGAGCCCTACCAGTGGGACCTGCTGGCCGGGGCGCGCGGAGTGCAGCTCGCGGAGCTGGGGCTCGCGTCCTCAGCCGAGGGCCGCCGTCTCGACGTTCCGGAGCTCTCGCTGTGACGATTCTGCTCCCGCGGGCCGGCGGCGGCACGTATCGCTACACCCCGCGCACCGAGCCCGCGGTGCTCGCTCCCGGCGGCGCTCCGCTCACCTCCCGCACGGTCTTCTCGGCCGCGCACGTCGTCGCCGATCCCTGGGCGGACGTCTCGCCGGATTCCCCGGCCGCCGTGGACTGGGAGGCCACACTGGCGTTCCGCCGCCATCTCTGGTCGCACGGTCTCGGCGTGGCCGAGGCGATGGACACCGCCCAGCGCGG contains:
- a CDS encoding bifunctional helix-turn-helix transcriptional regulator/GNAT family N-acetyltransferase, whose protein sequence is MPVHEIRAFNRFYTNLIGTLDYRKHLHTPYSLTESRVLYELAHASRTDAADLRAELSLDAGYLSRLLARFEREGLVERAPSQLDSRRQSITLTPHGREAAALLDERSREAVSTLLATVAPDDRPRLAEAMRTVREILRDPRPTGGARPALRDPGPGDLGWIVQRHGALYAAEFGWNADFEGLVARIIADFTQDHDPYLERVWIAEFDGRPAGAVMCVRDGSPGTARLRLLLVEPEARGLGLGAQLVQAVVDFARDAGYQELVLWTNDVLAAARRIYQGAGFSLVAEKPHRSYGADLVGQDWRLGLQEGTVR
- a CDS encoding LacI family DNA-binding transcriptional regulator — protein: MTTTLADVAARARVSPATVSRVLNGNYPVAASTRERVLRAVNDLDYVLNGPASSLAAATSDLVGILVNDIADPFFGIMAGAAQSEIGGQEGTGRGGGEKLAVVCNTGGSPERELTYLTLLQRQRAAAVVLTGGAIEDPAHTAAVSAKLVRLADAGTRVVLCGRPPLPGSESATTTLTFDNRGGGQRLTEHLLSLGHRRIGYVAGPVERTTTRHRLEGHRAALADAGLVDDMDQDRLTVHGPYDRGAGYDATLELLRREPSLTAIVAANDTVALGACAALREQGLRIPGDVSVAGFDDLPFSVDVVPALTTVRLPLHEAGAWAGRLAMGREEAPADGIAMVPSELIARSSTAAPGR
- a CDS encoding Gfo/Idh/MocA family protein, with the protein product MTRKTVRIAMNGVTGRMGYRQHLVRSLLALREQGGLDLGDGTELWPEIVLVGRREHALRTIAARHGLEHWSTDLDAVLADPAVGIYFDAQVTSAREEALRKAIAAGKHVYTEKPTATGLAGALELARLAQAAGIKHGVVQDKLFLPGLLKLKRLIDGGFFGRILSVRGEFGYWVFEGDWQDAQRPSWNYRAQDGGGIVVDMFPHWEYVLHELFGRVTSVQALTATHIPQRWDERHKPYDATADDAAYGVFQLEGGVVAQINSSWAVRVNRDELVEFQVDGTEGSAVAGLRNCRIQHRGSTPKPVWNPDLPAAHSFRDQWQEVPDNRDFDNGFKVQWELFLRHVALDEPYQWDLLAGARGVQLAELGLASSAEGRRLDVPELSL